One genomic region from Natrinema caseinilyticum encodes:
- a CDS encoding class I SAM-dependent methyltransferase, which produces MKGQEWYQADDVAKEYDDKRFSRGGQLIDSREKNAVLEAIMPVEDRKVLEIACGTGRFTLMLAHQGADVVGLDISAAMLQQGRQKTRNADISGSLEFLRGDAGRLPFPDDHFDTVIAMRFFHLADDPEAFLREMRRVSRDQIVFDTFNRFSTRSVYNWALPMGSRLYSKSEVAVLLAKTDLTLADVEDDFLLPYGLYRSIPNALASPLRAIDEWVGELPVMDHFASVSYWNAHVR; this is translated from the coding sequence GTGAAAGGACAGGAGTGGTACCAAGCCGACGACGTCGCCAAGGAATACGACGACAAGCGGTTTTCCCGGGGCGGTCAGCTCATCGATAGCCGGGAGAAGAATGCCGTTCTCGAGGCCATCATGCCGGTCGAGGATCGGAAGGTACTCGAGATCGCCTGTGGTACCGGGCGGTTTACGCTCATGTTGGCCCACCAGGGGGCCGACGTCGTCGGACTGGACATTTCGGCAGCGATGCTACAGCAAGGCCGCCAGAAAACTCGGAACGCAGACATCTCGGGCTCGCTCGAATTCCTCCGCGGTGACGCGGGCCGACTGCCGTTTCCGGACGATCACTTCGACACCGTGATCGCGATGCGGTTTTTCCACCTCGCGGACGACCCGGAGGCGTTTCTGCGTGAGATGCGGCGAGTCTCCCGCGATCAGATCGTCTTCGATACGTTCAATCGGTTTTCCACGCGCAGCGTCTACAACTGGGCGCTCCCGATGGGGTCGCGACTCTACTCGAAGAGCGAAGTAGCCGTCCTCCTCGCGAAAACGGATCTGACGCTCGCCGACGTCGAAGACGATTTCCTCCTTCCGTACGGTCTGTATCGCTCGATTCCCAACGCGCTCGCGTCACCGCTGCGAGCGATCGACGAATGGGTCGGCGAACTGCCGGTCATGGACCATTTCGCGTCGGTCTCGTACTGGAACGCGCACGTTCGCTGA
- a CDS encoding glycosyltransferase family 2 protein has translation MELSVVVSTLNDRERLLSCLDSLSARTPRSTEIIVVNGPSSDGTTGVVRERDDVDVLVEISERNGNVSRNAGLEQATGDVVAFLDGEYTIDDGWYPAIEDGIGDETDVVTGPVTGGPVGSDLRSQREMWSQRVTQFHGDNVAFERQVLEALDGFDEYLEKESERDSANRVAGLGFEVLWDATMAVRCEVGTDGGRTDPDWGTTYRSMSYRLAKNHGLRPRILGRIVGSAVRDGATGARLLASGDATPTGWVSDGADVAKNVARGFWDGVRARHADQTSRRNPHGLSKRHDRAVHVYDRR, from the coding sequence ATGGAGCTCTCGGTAGTTGTGTCGACGCTGAACGACCGGGAGCGGCTGCTGTCGTGTCTCGACTCGCTTTCGGCGCGGACGCCACGGTCGACCGAGATTATCGTCGTCAACGGGCCCTCGTCCGACGGAACGACCGGCGTCGTCCGTGAGCGCGACGACGTCGACGTTCTCGTCGAGATCTCAGAGCGGAACGGAAACGTGTCGCGAAACGCGGGCCTCGAGCAGGCGACGGGCGACGTCGTCGCGTTTCTCGACGGCGAATACACGATCGACGACGGCTGGTATCCGGCCATCGAGGACGGGATCGGCGACGAAACGGACGTCGTTACCGGTCCGGTTACCGGAGGTCCGGTCGGATCCGATCTCCGATCGCAACGTGAGATGTGGAGCCAACGGGTGACGCAGTTCCACGGCGACAACGTCGCGTTCGAGCGACAGGTTCTCGAAGCGCTGGACGGCTTCGACGAGTATCTGGAGAAAGAGAGCGAACGCGACTCCGCCAATCGGGTGGCCGGTCTGGGTTTCGAGGTTCTGTGGGACGCGACGATGGCCGTCCGCTGTGAGGTCGGGACCGACGGGGGGCGGACCGATCCCGACTGGGGAACGACCTACCGGTCGATGTCGTACCGACTCGCGAAGAATCACGGATTGCGACCGCGGATCCTCGGCCGCATCGTCGGGAGCGCCGTCCGCGACGGTGCCACCGGCGCACGGCTCCTCGCCTCCGGAGACGCGACGCCGACGGGCTGGGTGTCCGACGGAGCCGACGTTGCCAAAAACGTCGCGCGCGGGTTCTGGGACGGCGTTCGCGCACGGCACGCCGATCAAACGAGCCGGCGAAATCCCCACGGCCTCTCGAAACGACACGACCGAGCGGTTCACGTATACGATCGGCGCTGA
- a CDS encoding enoyl-CoA hydratase/isomerase family protein: MESIGNGFATIDWNGHRADVVLSRPDKRNAMTVALMRDLIEAFERVDATDDVRAVTLLGEGPVFSAGMDLNMMRDRVEPETGIDRDVFPTLLETIETTRQPVVAGIKRAALAGAFELSLPCDFRLIGRDAKYGLLEVALGTFPHGGGTQRLPRLVGLSKAKEIVLTGELVDPDDAADMGLVHDVVDADAVDERTKAFADRLCDNAPLGLRNGKRALNAALEMPLEHGLEYERQLGRELDDTADYREGFEARLDDREPEFRGE; the protein is encoded by the coding sequence ATGGAATCCATCGGCAACGGATTCGCGACGATCGACTGGAACGGCCACCGCGCGGACGTCGTCCTCTCGAGGCCGGACAAGCGAAACGCGATGACCGTCGCGTTGATGCGTGACCTCATCGAGGCCTTCGAGCGGGTCGACGCGACCGACGACGTTCGAGCGGTCACCCTCCTCGGGGAGGGGCCCGTCTTCTCCGCGGGGATGGACCTCAACATGATGCGCGACCGCGTCGAACCGGAAACCGGGATCGACCGCGACGTGTTCCCGACGCTCCTCGAGACGATCGAGACCACCCGCCAGCCGGTGGTCGCCGGAATCAAGCGAGCCGCCCTCGCGGGCGCGTTCGAACTCTCGCTCCCCTGTGACTTCCGTCTCATCGGCCGGGACGCGAAATACGGGTTGCTCGAGGTCGCACTCGGAACGTTCCCCCACGGGGGCGGCACCCAGCGCCTGCCCCGACTGGTCGGACTCTCGAAGGCGAAAGAGATCGTGTTGACCGGCGAACTCGTCGATCCCGACGATGCCGCCGACATGGGACTGGTTCACGACGTCGTCGACGCCGACGCGGTCGACGAGCGGACGAAAGCCTTCGCCGATCGACTCTGTGATAACGCACCGCTGGGCCTTCGAAACGGAAAACGGGCGCTCAACGCCGCACTCGAGATGCCCCTCGAACACGGACTCGAGTACGAACGGCAGTTGGGACGCGAACTCGACGACACCGCCGACTACCGCGAAGGGTTCGAAGCCCGACTCGACGACCGAGAACCCGAATTCCGCGGCGAGTGA
- the arcS gene encoding archaeosine synthase subunit alpha, translating to MTDSFEVHARDGAARVGELRLSSPITTPALVDDVLEDAGSLWSADREVPPGDESALTVLPHRAFPGGTAEEVQDSFAVGYPDVDYPSVAVVSSEHVEDHGTDAYALSNVQSVLGHGAALVEAVVEVREAIPTDTALLFSGVATPRNVALLAYAGVDLFDETAAIVKGTEGRYLTTDDAYFLEDLDELPCSCPACQGPRESFTREDCAEHNVNALAAELAIVRRRIRDGRLRDYVEGQVRHDQWLTAAMRELDSQWEYLERRTPILRDALISAATEDTLRRVEIQRFADRVTTRYRNRFENPLVLVPCSAAKPYSESQSHRQFHDAVQWRAHLVSMTSPIGVVPQELETTYPAQHYDTVVTGRWSEDEKSFVSEVLRRYLERNEYADVIAHVPDEGYRDIVERVEDRLEIDVTYTVPEGGHPTDETSLANLSESLSGELKYSKREREHNTVRAIADYLLGDGAGDDLFGDIRTTSRYPKIQVRDTADTQLATMVPQYGTLSFTLAGARRWLESDAPVKRVEIDGFVPHGSVLAPGVVDADEEIRVGDEVIVDGPRAFAVGRAEMFGREMAESTRGVACEIRHVEEK from the coding sequence ATGACCGACTCCTTCGAAGTACACGCGCGCGACGGGGCGGCGCGCGTGGGCGAACTCCGCCTCTCCTCGCCGATCACGACCCCCGCGCTCGTCGACGACGTCCTCGAGGATGCGGGTTCGCTCTGGAGCGCGGACCGCGAGGTCCCTCCCGGAGACGAGTCCGCGCTCACCGTCCTTCCGCACCGAGCGTTTCCCGGCGGCACCGCCGAGGAAGTCCAGGACTCGTTCGCCGTCGGCTACCCGGACGTCGACTACCCCAGCGTCGCCGTCGTCTCGAGCGAACACGTCGAAGACCACGGTACTGACGCGTACGCTCTCTCGAACGTGCAGTCGGTACTGGGACACGGCGCTGCGCTCGTCGAGGCCGTCGTCGAGGTCCGCGAGGCGATTCCGACCGACACCGCGTTGCTGTTCTCGGGCGTCGCAACCCCCCGGAACGTCGCCCTCCTGGCCTACGCCGGGGTCGACCTGTTCGACGAGACCGCGGCCATCGTGAAGGGAACGGAAGGTCGATACCTCACGACAGACGACGCGTACTTCCTCGAGGACCTCGACGAACTCCCCTGCTCGTGTCCGGCCTGCCAAGGGCCCCGCGAGTCGTTCACCCGGGAGGACTGCGCCGAGCACAACGTCAACGCTCTCGCGGCCGAACTCGCGATCGTCCGACGGCGGATCCGAGACGGACGGCTCCGCGATTACGTGGAAGGGCAGGTGCGCCACGATCAGTGGCTTACCGCCGCGATGCGCGAACTCGACTCGCAGTGGGAGTACCTCGAGCGACGAACGCCGATCCTTCGGGACGCCCTGATCAGTGCCGCGACCGAGGACACCCTCCGCCGGGTGGAGATCCAGCGATTCGCAGACCGGGTGACGACCCGGTACCGCAACCGGTTCGAGAACCCGCTCGTACTCGTTCCCTGTTCGGCCGCCAAACCGTACAGCGAGTCCCAGAGTCACCGCCAGTTCCACGACGCCGTGCAGTGGCGCGCCCACCTCGTCTCCATGACCAGTCCCATCGGCGTCGTTCCGCAAGAACTCGAGACGACCTACCCGGCACAGCACTACGACACCGTCGTCACGGGTCGCTGGTCCGAAGACGAGAAATCGTTCGTGAGCGAGGTCCTGCGGCGCTACCTCGAGCGCAACGAGTATGCCGACGTAATCGCGCACGTCCCCGACGAAGGGTACCGGGACATCGTCGAACGCGTCGAAGATCGGCTCGAGATCGATGTCACGTACACCGTTCCCGAGGGCGGACATCCGACCGACGAGACGTCGCTCGCGAACCTCTCGGAGTCGCTGTCGGGCGAACTGAAGTATTCGAAACGCGAGCGCGAACACAATACCGTCCGCGCCATCGCGGACTACCTGCTCGGCGACGGCGCCGGCGACGACCTCTTCGGCGACATTCGAACGACCAGCCGGTATCCGAAAATTCAGGTCCGTGACACGGCGGACACCCAGCTCGCGACGATGGTTCCGCAGTACGGGACGCTTTCGTTTACCCTCGCGGGCGCCCGACGCTGGCTCGAGAGCGACGCGCCGGTCAAACGCGTCGAGATCGACGGCTTCGTTCCGCACGGGAGCGTCCTCGCACCGGGCGTCGTCGACGCCGACGAGGAGATACGCGTCGGTGACGAGGTGATCGTCGACGGGCCGAGGGCCTTCGCCGTCGGCCGCGCCGAAATGTTCGGGCGTGAAATGGCGGAGAGTACACGCGGCGTCGCGTGCGAGATCCGCCACGTCGAGGAGAAGTAG
- a CDS encoding nitrous oxide reductase accessory protein NosL — MEKLTKPTGSGRFVTRRAVLGGVGAAGIGMMAGCFGGQESENVPDPMSIDPEQACDNCTMIIGSHPGPAGQSHYDDPTAILDEDRPAQFCSTLCLYTFGFDHESESEPGVSYLTDYSTVDYEVDDSGQRTVISRHLEADTFGDVTELTMIADSDVEGAMGKSIIPFGDADDADQFQSEYGGETYVDDEITQELIMSLMG, encoded by the coding sequence ATGGAGAAGCTGACCAAACCTACCGGTTCAGGACGTTTTGTGACGCGTCGAGCAGTTCTGGGCGGCGTTGGGGCTGCCGGTATCGGAATGATGGCCGGTTGTTTCGGCGGCCAGGAGTCGGAGAACGTTCCCGACCCGATGAGCATCGATCCGGAGCAGGCGTGCGATAACTGCACGATGATAATCGGGAGCCATCCCGGACCGGCCGGACAGTCCCACTACGACGATCCGACGGCGATCCTCGACGAGGACCGTCCGGCGCAGTTCTGTAGCACGCTCTGTCTGTACACGTTCGGCTTCGACCACGAAAGCGAGAGCGAACCCGGCGTCTCCTATCTGACCGATTACTCGACGGTCGACTACGAGGTCGACGACAGCGGCCAACGGACGGTCATCTCTCGCCACCTCGAGGCCGACACGTTCGGAGACGTCACGGAACTGACGATGATCGCGGACAGCGACGTGGAGGGTGCGATGGGGAAATCGATCATCCCGTTCGGCGACGCCGACGATGCCGACCAGTTCCAATCCGAGTACGGCGGCGAGACCTACGTCGACGACGAAATCACACAGGAACTGATAATGTCGCTGATGGGTTGA
- a CDS encoding ABC transporter permease yields MSADTNPTRDATPRRDESGAGRTTTAPGSKRILETIVRRELRTIVRTRTFFVLGVAFAAVVFGIAWISGSVRGGYVPTLVDLLTPMELLVPVVAVAFGYRAILGDAQRGELDVLKTYPVSSRQIVLGVYAGRAVGLVTTLVVPLVLVAVTVFAVEDEGRTLYASHSGVDSPILFARFVVLTILFALAVLAVAIAISAMVSSTRSALALSVVALVVLLVGLDLALVYGFSAGIIGDSALIHALAISPLSAYRGLVFESAIVVAAGTGPAAASPISSLLSLAVWTTASLGIAMSLLNR; encoded by the coding sequence ATGAGCGCCGACACGAACCCGACGAGAGACGCCACCCCCCGACGCGACGAGTCCGGTGCCGGTCGCACGACGACGGCTCCCGGCTCGAAACGCATCCTCGAGACGATCGTTCGACGGGAGCTTCGGACGATCGTGCGGACGCGAACGTTCTTCGTCCTCGGCGTCGCCTTTGCCGCCGTCGTGTTCGGCATCGCGTGGATCAGCGGGAGCGTCCGCGGCGGGTACGTTCCGACGCTGGTCGACTTGCTCACGCCGATGGAGTTGCTCGTTCCGGTCGTCGCCGTCGCGTTCGGCTATCGCGCCATTCTCGGCGACGCACAGCGCGGCGAACTCGACGTCCTGAAGACGTATCCCGTCTCGAGCCGTCAGATCGTCCTCGGCGTCTACGCTGGGAGAGCGGTCGGCCTCGTTACCACGCTCGTCGTCCCGCTCGTCCTCGTCGCGGTGACGGTCTTCGCCGTCGAAGACGAGGGACGAACCCTCTACGCCTCTCACTCGGGCGTCGACTCGCCGATCCTGTTCGCCCGATTCGTCGTGCTGACGATACTGTTCGCACTGGCCGTCCTCGCCGTCGCCATCGCGATTTCGGCGATGGTCAGCAGTACGCGAAGCGCGCTCGCGCTGTCGGTCGTCGCACTCGTCGTCCTGCTGGTCGGACTCGATCTGGCGCTCGTCTACGGATTCTCGGCCGGGATAATCGGTGACAGTGCGCTCATCCACGCGCTCGCGATCAGCCCGCTCAGCGCGTACAGGGGGCTCGTCTTCGAGAGCGCCATCGTCGTCGCGGCGGGAACCGGTCCGGCGGCGGCATCGCCCATCTCGAGTCTGCTGAGTCTCGCCGTCTGGACGACCGCGTCCCTCGGAATCGCGATGTCGCTCTTGAACCGGTAG
- a CDS encoding ABC transporter ATP-binding protein, translating into MTDHTPVLEATGIDYDYGTVSVIRNVSMTIERGTVTALIGPNGSGKTTLIRVLTGLNEPTAGEVAYNGPDTARQIGYLPQRPAFRPGFTALETLRFYSSLVGGDETDASTELERIGLEDAADRPVEALSGGMTRLLGIAQATIGNPPIVVLDEPGSGLDPGMRLHVFDVAERLADDGIAVLLSSHDLELVERVADNVVILADGGVVREGSATELRERLGVDSLRPVYDNAIGGERDTVQVLGDGR; encoded by the coding sequence ATGACCGATCACACACCCGTCCTCGAGGCGACCGGTATCGACTACGACTACGGGACAGTCTCCGTCATCCGGAACGTCTCGATGACCATCGAGCGCGGAACGGTGACGGCCCTGATCGGACCGAACGGGTCCGGCAAGACGACGCTCATCCGCGTCCTCACGGGACTCAACGAGCCGACGGCCGGCGAGGTCGCGTACAACGGCCCCGACACCGCACGACAGATCGGATACCTCCCACAACGACCGGCGTTCCGACCCGGATTCACCGCCCTCGAGACGCTTCGGTTTTACTCGTCGCTCGTCGGCGGCGACGAAACGGACGCGTCGACGGAACTCGAGCGGATCGGACTCGAAGACGCGGCAGACCGGCCGGTCGAAGCGCTATCCGGTGGGATGACGCGACTGCTCGGCATCGCTCAGGCGACGATCGGGAACCCGCCGATCGTCGTTCTCGACGAACCGGGCAGCGGACTCGATCCGGGAATGCGACTGCACGTCTTCGACGTCGCGGAACGGCTCGCGGACGACGGGATCGCGGTCCTGTTGAGTTCGCACGATCTGGAACTCGTCGAACGGGTCGCCGATAACGTGGTGATACTGGCCGACGGCGGCGTCGTCAGGGAGGGATCGGCGACCGAGTTGCGGGAGCGACTGGGGGTCGACTCGCTGCGACCGGTCTACGACAACGCCATCGGTGGCGAGCGTGATACCGTCCAGGTTCTGGGTGACGGCCGATGA
- a CDS encoding NosD domain-containing protein — protein MIDRSASTLFLGFLVVAAVGVAGLFVVDVGSTSPDPVAFDDTVSVGLTLEAEYSLDESVELPRAQVFYSQYQYVVGYYGVETFVENQRQPAHEQRFGYPLTVYVSDYSDTGIELTSQGYPVTDRSPDWTDAETAWYVVGSDARTPAGSTVVPFADRDDATAFTERHGGTVRSWDDVLDRSFERDDAALARDRVDDRQRLADERLENASALTDRPTSLVVGEETDTVQEAVERAPANTTVVVPAGTYDEKIEIDRPLSLVGEGNATLQGNGNGSVITVTAERTAIRGIDITGVGNVTREGGELPVEIDEQAWDATFTKYYAGTDAGIAAYDATGLVVENVGIETPASGIIAYQSDDAVVRNVTVTGPDDPTEGLAGMLLFQSPGVIEESTIYGTRNGVYLYRSPETVVRSNTIERNYLGVHLMHTGDSLLANNVLREQPSNGIVIMTGPERNAIVGNTIYDAEFGLSPGGSGSYVAENLIADNELGLHIDSTTSIYEHNVIAGNDVGAEASAMLPTNRVVGNDFVENDVHATAMSGPLRVWSFEGRGNYWQGAAGIASGDESDLSYSPTDPIDRRLHRTDGTPTLARAPALEALAGLEGSVPGMRTGSIVDRAPSCEPNNPELLNRTEWADDAWTCYETTRDDP, from the coding sequence GTGATCGATCGTTCTGCCAGTACTCTCTTTCTGGGATTTCTCGTCGTGGCTGCAGTCGGTGTCGCTGGCCTCTTCGTCGTCGACGTGGGTTCGACGTCACCCGATCCCGTCGCGTTCGACGACACGGTCTCCGTCGGCCTCACGCTCGAGGCCGAATACTCGCTCGACGAATCGGTCGAACTCCCCCGCGCTCAGGTGTTCTATTCGCAGTACCAGTACGTCGTCGGCTACTATGGCGTCGAAACGTTCGTCGAAAATCAGCGCCAGCCGGCCCACGAACAACGATTCGGCTATCCGCTGACGGTGTACGTATCGGATTATAGCGACACGGGGATCGAGTTGACCAGCCAGGGGTATCCCGTGACGGATCGTTCTCCCGACTGGACCGACGCCGAGACGGCGTGGTACGTCGTCGGTAGCGACGCTCGAACACCGGCCGGGAGCACCGTCGTTCCGTTCGCCGACCGCGATGACGCGACGGCGTTTACCGAGCGCCACGGCGGCACCGTTCGGTCGTGGGACGACGTTCTCGATCGTTCGTTCGAGCGCGACGACGCAGCGCTCGCTCGCGACCGCGTCGACGACAGGCAGCGACTCGCGGACGAGCGCCTCGAAAATGCGTCGGCACTCACCGACCGACCGACGTCGCTGGTCGTCGGCGAAGAGACGGACACGGTCCAGGAGGCGGTCGAGCGGGCACCGGCGAATACGACGGTCGTAGTGCCCGCGGGAACGTACGACGAGAAAATCGAAATCGATCGCCCGCTCTCGCTCGTCGGCGAGGGCAACGCGACGCTCCAGGGTAATGGGAACGGTTCGGTGATCACTGTCACCGCCGAGCGGACCGCGATTCGAGGCATCGATATTACCGGCGTCGGGAACGTGACGAGAGAGGGCGGGGAGTTACCCGTCGAAATCGACGAGCAAGCGTGGGACGCCACGTTCACGAAATACTACGCCGGGACCGATGCCGGAATCGCAGCCTACGATGCGACGGGGCTGGTCGTCGAGAACGTCGGCATCGAGACGCCGGCGAGCGGGATCATCGCCTACCAGAGCGACGACGCCGTCGTCAGGAACGTCACTGTGACGGGCCCGGACGATCCGACTGAGGGGCTCGCCGGTATGCTGCTGTTCCAGTCACCGGGCGTGATCGAGGAGTCGACGATCTACGGCACGCGAAACGGCGTCTATCTGTACCGGTCTCCGGAGACCGTCGTGCGATCGAACACGATCGAGAGGAACTACCTCGGCGTTCATCTGATGCACACGGGCGATAGCCTGCTTGCGAACAACGTCCTCCGCGAGCAGCCGAGCAACGGTATCGTTATCATGACCGGCCCCGAGCGAAACGCGATCGTCGGCAACACGATTTACGACGCCGAATTCGGGCTGAGCCCCGGCGGGAGCGGATCCTACGTCGCGGAGAATCTCATCGCGGACAACGAACTCGGCCTCCACATCGACTCGACCACATCTATCTACGAACACAACGTCATCGCCGGCAACGACGTGGGTGCAGAGGCGAGCGCTATGTTGCCGACGAACCGCGTCGTCGGCAACGATTTCGTCGAGAACGACGTCCACGCAACCGCGATGTCCGGCCCGCTTCGGGTCTGGAGCTTCGAGGGACGCGGGAATTATTGGCAGGGCGCTGCCGGCATCGCCAGCGGCGACGAGTCCGATCTGTCGTACTCGCCGACGGACCCCATCGACAGACGCCTTCACCGGACTGACGGCACGCCGACGCTCGCCCGAGCACCGGCACTCGAGGCGCTGGCCGGACTCGAGGGATCGGTTCCCGGGATGCGAACCGGGAGCATCGTCGACAGGGCCCCGAGTTGCGAGCCGAACAACCCGGAATTGCTGAACCGAACCGAATGGGCCGACGACGCCTGGACCTGTTACGAAACGACCCGAGACGATCCATGA
- a CDS encoding TRAM domain-containing protein — MLGPAMIGAGGLAVLVVGSLLFKRVRGRNRSADERRSLERHEAAQKRDPPVDIGDTVTVAVHEFSDHHSGERRAVGKVEGFVIFIEDVPDECEVADVIRVTILSFNRGHTSATARYLETA, encoded by the coding sequence ATGCTTGGCCCAGCAATGATCGGCGCGGGCGGACTCGCCGTTCTCGTGGTCGGCTCGTTGCTGTTCAAACGAGTTCGCGGACGGAATCGATCAGCGGACGAGCGGCGCTCTCTGGAACGGCACGAGGCGGCTCAGAAACGCGACCCGCCGGTCGACATCGGCGACACCGTGACGGTCGCCGTTCACGAGTTCAGCGACCACCACTCGGGCGAACGGCGGGCGGTCGGCAAGGTGGAGGGATTCGTCATCTTCATCGAAGACGTGCCCGACGAGTGCGAGGTGGCGGACGTGATTCGGGTCACGATCCTCTCTTTCAACCGCGGTCACACGTCGGCGACGGCGCGATATCTCGAGACCGCGTAG
- a CDS encoding PGF-CTERM sorting domain-containing protein, whose amino-acid sequence MACDGGNAVLEEARRSFARTQFAVKRNSGDSCDAATDSSGSEDDADDPEKTPGFGVVVGLAGTVGGSVLAARRLASSDDLTERD is encoded by the coding sequence GTGGCCTGTGACGGTGGCAATGCGGTGCTGGAAGAGGCGCGCCGCTCGTTCGCGCGTACGCAATTTGCAGTAAAGCGAAACAGCGGCGATTCATGCGACGCTGCGACTGACTCGAGCGGGTCCGAAGACGACGCCGACGACCCGGAGAAGACGCCCGGATTCGGCGTTGTCGTCGGCCTCGCAGGTACCGTCGGCGGGTCGGTGCTCGCCGCTCGTCGCCTCGCCTCGAGTGACGACTTGACTGAGAGAGACTGA
- a CDS encoding PQQ-binding-like beta-propeller repeat protein translates to MTGAGATIAGRVATAGDSVSANTGPESDASDGSETSDEGEDPNTPTETVAPPGWTSYRGNEGNTCFFEAGPEIDGESLEVAWTVECGCDGFAITDDFIYMGTGDGVVARRIDDGSIEWSTTDVSGTFPVVADETLYLDGDGEIVALDPTDGSRCWQSDIGGAYASAPTAAYGAVYATVDGSLYALEAEDGSIRWRRELLEPTGNMWGCEAPRFRTAAANELLYVATVQSCFVLDPKTGETVDQFGSAMEGTVTSIAANSTAIATESTAFGGTDATIYDSETKDIRLTHGGSNFALGDDIAVTSHRKTGLKTVDLESGDTIHQWSIGSTRPVLVGDTVYVYSPAQCSKPGSASGSIVALDTNEGIEKWRFEVGPTDRFARLALSGTTIYLVSEDGVTAIREASSDDVPDDGSGSGDDSDGSDGADGSGDGSDGSGDSGGSGGSGDDSKSAGGSNGSGGSGSPDGSGESGDGSAGAGGSGSDSGGADGSGDESIGTADDTENESAAPASTKSTGGILSDINPLGALTGLAVMGGGAALASRRFNPHTDTTDDDGSAED, encoded by the coding sequence ATGACGGGGGCTGGGGCAACTATCGCCGGCAGGGTAGCTACCGCCGGTGATAGCGTCAGCGCCAACACGGGACCCGAATCCGACGCTTCCGACGGAAGCGAGACTTCTGACGAGGGCGAGGATCCGAACACACCCACCGAAACGGTGGCCCCGCCCGGCTGGACGTCGTATCGAGGAAACGAGGGGAACACGTGTTTCTTCGAAGCGGGCCCCGAAATCGACGGGGAGAGCCTCGAAGTCGCGTGGACGGTCGAGTGTGGCTGTGACGGATTCGCAATCACGGACGATTTCATCTACATGGGTACGGGTGACGGTGTCGTCGCCCGCCGCATCGACGACGGTTCGATCGAGTGGAGCACGACCGACGTGAGCGGTACGTTTCCGGTCGTAGCCGACGAGACACTCTACCTCGACGGCGACGGCGAAATCGTCGCACTCGATCCGACGGACGGGAGTCGCTGTTGGCAAAGCGACATCGGTGGCGCATACGCCTCCGCACCGACGGCGGCCTACGGCGCGGTCTACGCGACCGTGGATGGATCGTTGTACGCCCTCGAGGCCGAGGACGGTTCGATCCGGTGGCGCCGGGAGCTACTCGAGCCCACGGGAAACATGTGGGGGTGTGAGGCTCCCCGTTTCAGGACGGCCGCAGCCAACGAACTGCTCTACGTCGCGACGGTTCAGTCCTGTTTCGTGCTCGATCCGAAAACGGGTGAAACGGTGGACCAGTTCGGGAGCGCCATGGAAGGCACCGTGACGTCGATCGCCGCCAATTCGACCGCCATCGCGACCGAATCCACCGCGTTCGGGGGGACTGACGCGACCATCTACGACTCCGAGACCAAGGATATCCGTCTCACCCACGGCGGGAGCAATTTTGCGCTCGGCGACGACATCGCCGTTACCAGCCACCGGAAAACGGGTCTGAAGACGGTCGACCTCGAGAGCGGCGACACGATCCACCAGTGGTCGATCGGGAGCACTCGGCCCGTCCTCGTCGGTGATACGGTCTACGTCTACTCCCCGGCACAGTGTTCGAAACCCGGGTCGGCATCGGGTTCGATCGTCGCGTTGGACACGAACGAGGGGATCGAGAAGTGGCGGTTCGAGGTGGGCCCTACGGACCGATTCGCCCGTCTCGCTCTCAGCGGAACGACGATCTATCTGGTGAGCGAAGACGGCGTGACGGCGATTCGGGAAGCGTCGTCCGACGACGTTCCGGACGACGGCTCCGGCTCCGGCGACGACTCCGACGGCTCGGATGGGGCCGACGGCTCCGGCGACGGTTCCGACGGCTCCGGCGATTCGGGTGGGTCCGGTGGCTCCGGCGACGATTCCAAAAGCGCCGGCGGCTCGAATGGGTCCGGTGGCTCCGGTAGCCCGGATGGCTCGGGAGAGTCCGGCGACGGGTCCGCCGGCGCTGGCGGCTCGGGGTCCGATTCCGGCGGCGCCGACGGATCCGGCGACGAATCTATCGGTACCGCAGACGATACGGAGAACGAATCCGCGGCTCCCGCCAGTACGAAATCGACGGGCGGTATCTTAAGCGACATCAACCCGCTCGGCGCCCTCACCGGTCTCGCCGTCATGGGCGGCGGCGCGGCGCTCGCCTCGCGTCGGTTCAACCCGCACACGGACACGACGGACGACGACGGGTCGGCCGAGGACTGA